The nucleotide window GCTGTAGCTTAGCAGTCCGAGCAATCGAGCTGGACGGCAGGTGAGCACGCCGAACAATGAGTTCCCGCCAGCAAAAAGCAGGAACGGAATGAACAGCAGCACGGCCCCCAGCCACGTATAAGTCATCGGTTGGTACAGCGCCGTAGCTGCGATGCAGGCGAACGCGACAAAGGATCCTACTGGCCGCGGAGCCCACGATTGCAGGGCCTGTGAACGTACCGCGCAGGCTGCAACGCAGCCTCCAAGGAAGAACCATTCGATCTGGGTTGTCGAGAACAGAGCAATTGTGATCGAGACGCCAGCGGCGGCCAACCAGGCGCGGCCATTCATGGCGAGCGCTGCTACAAACGGGAGTGCGATATAGAACTTCCATTCGTAGACCAGCGACCAGAACACCGTATTGACCAGTCCAGTCTGTTTGAATCCATTGACCTCCGGGGCACCCGGTATCGTGAACAGCAGCCATGATGCGATCTGCGACGCCAAATCGCCGATCGGTACGACGATCCGGAAATGGGTGAAGGTAAGCGCGGTCGCGATGAGCAGACCGGCGCTGATGAGATACATCGGCACCAGCCGACGGATTCTCGACGCGTAGAAGCGGAGTGTGTCGATCTTTCCGTGACCGTCGATCATCCTGCCCCAGAACAGGAAGGCGGTGATCATGAAGAAAAACGCTACTGAGCCGCGCCCGAGGAACGTGTTAAGTCGCGATGGTGTCAGCGCCCACGATCCGATCTGATAAAGCTGCGCGTTGATGACGACGTGATGCAACAGCACGCCTAGGGCGAGATAGCCACGCAGCCCGTCGATCGCGTGAAATCTTTTTGATGAAGTCTCGCGCTCGATCAACAGTCCGTAGAAATTTGAACGAGCGACGATCGCGGACGCCATGAAAGCGATGGCGATGACGAATGCAGCGCCAAATAGCAGATGGAGGCCATCAATTTGCATAGGGCGATTGAGAAAGGAGTCCGTAAGACGGCACGTTGCCGATGCGACGCGCAATTCTAACCGCACTCGCTTTGGTGCCGAATCATCCCGCCTCGTGTGAGCCGTGAAGACGAACGGCTGATCACCGCACCACGGCGAAGATCGAGTTCGCGCCTCCGTAGGTCACGCGCTCAAGTAGAGCCAAGCGGAAAGCTTGCTTGGCTGCTGTCGTACCGGGAGCCGGTGCAAGCTCAGAAAGTCCAGCAGCCCCTACAACTGCTCCTATATCGAAATAATGGTTCTGCTCCGCGCGTGCAGATCGTTGAGCGGCGGATTCAGCCGCTGAATGAACCACAATTCAATCGCCGGTG belongs to Paraburkholderia flagellata and includes:
- a CDS encoding acyltransferase family protein; translated protein: MQIDGLHLLFGAAFVIAIAFMASAIVARSNFYGLLIERETSSKRFHAIDGLRGYLALGVLLHHVVINAQLYQIGSWALTPSRLNTFLGRGSVAFFFMITAFLFWGRMIDGHGKIDTLRFYASRIRRLVPMYLISAGLLIATALTFTHFRIVVPIGDLASQIASWLLFTIPGAPEVNGFKQTGLVNTVFWSLVYEWKFYIALPFVAALAMNGRAWLAAAGVSITIALFSTTQIEWFFLGGCVAACAVRSQALQSWAPRPVGSFVAFACIAATALYQPMTYTWLGAVLLFIPFLLFAGGNSLFGVLTCRPARLLGLLSYSVYLLHNWVLYLVSRMVNHYTPIADLTLGRYWAVVGAVALITVALAAITYRFVEHPRIRPAKKTQVRSMGSVPA